Proteins co-encoded in one Metabacillus sp. KUDC1714 genomic window:
- a CDS encoding sugar-binding transcriptional regulator, translating into MEKDKLNKIIEVARLYYQLDYSQQEIAKKLDVSRPTVSRLLKQAKDSGIVEIKIHNPVEAGELLSERLKDKFSLKEVVVASVSEYDNTLIKRHLGETAASYLNKIVKDHDVIATSWGTTVYELATKLKPKPISHTTVVQLNGGVSHSETKTYASEIIHLFGEAFHTQTFLLPLPAIVDHIVVKQAIEADRHIRKILDLGKQANIAIFSVGTPVVDSVLLQAEYFSEEDKHLIQSKAAGEICSRFFDKNGEICVENLNNRTIGIELHELAKKEKSILVAGGPKKLEAIYGALKGKYANVLITDEHTASLLVDMEY; encoded by the coding sequence ATGGAAAAGGACAAGCTTAATAAAATAATTGAAGTCGCAAGGCTCTACTACCAATTAGATTATAGCCAGCAAGAGATTGCAAAAAAATTAGATGTGTCAAGACCAACTGTTTCAAGATTATTAAAGCAAGCAAAGGATTCTGGAATTGTCGAGATAAAAATTCATAATCCTGTTGAAGCTGGCGAGCTATTATCTGAAAGGTTAAAGGATAAGTTTTCCCTGAAGGAAGTTGTAGTTGCCTCAGTTTCAGAGTATGACAATACGTTAATTAAACGGCATTTAGGAGAGACAGCAGCAAGCTATTTAAATAAAATTGTTAAAGATCATGATGTCATTGCTACATCCTGGGGAACGACTGTTTATGAGCTAGCTACAAAGTTAAAGCCAAAGCCAATTAGTCATACAACAGTTGTCCAGTTAAATGGTGGGGTGAGTCATTCAGAAACAAAGACCTATGCTTCTGAAATTATTCATTTATTCGGTGAAGCATTTCATACACAAACCTTTTTGTTACCGTTACCAGCAATTGTTGACCATATTGTAGTAAAGCAAGCGATAGAAGCTGATCGACATATCCGAAAAATTCTTGACTTAGGTAAACAAGCAAACATTGCTATTTTTAGTGTTGGAACTCCTGTAGTTGATTCGGTTTTATTACAAGCAGAATATTTCTCAGAGGAAGATAAACACTTAATTCAATCAAAAGCTGCTGGTGAAATATGCTCAAGATTTTTTGATAAAAATGGGGAAATTTGTGTAGAGAATTTAAATAATCGCACGATTGGAATTGAGCTTCATGAACTAGCTAAAAAGGAGAAATCAATTCTTGTAGCGGGTGGACCGAAAAAACTTGAAGCCATATATGGTGCATTAAAAGGCAAGTATGCAAATGTATTAATAACTGACGAGCATACTGCAAGTTTATTAGTTGATATGGAATATTAG